The Terriglobia bacterium genome contains the following window.
GATCGCGGCTGATCTGTCGGCCTTGAGCTGACAGGAACACGGTATGCTCATCTTCGCGCCGAATGAGTTTTGGACGGGACTCGCGCAGGTATCTCCGCAACCATCTTACGGCACGTCTGCCGATCGGAACGTAACGGTCTCTTCGACCCTTACCTTCATGTACGAAGATGAGCCGCGGGTGAGATGCAAGTCGGCCAATCGTAGCCGTATCAGTTCCAACCTGCGAATCCCGGTCGAATATAGCAGTTCGAGAATGGCACGATCACGCAGCCCGACGACTCCCTTTGTGCATGGCTGGCGCATGATGCGCTCGACCTCCGCAGCGGAAAGTATGTTGCGCGGCAGGTGCCGTCCCAGCCGGGGCAGTTGTAACTTTTCGGCTGGATTGTGCGTGATATAACCGGCCTTGTGCATCCAGGCGAACCAGACGCGCAGCGGCACCAAACGTGTGTGCTGCGAGACGATGCTCAAGGGGTGGTCTGACTTCGCAATGTCCGACTGGTACAGCTCAAGTGTGGCGAGGTTGATCTGGGCAACCGAGGTAATGCCTTGTTTCACACACCACCGAAGGAACAGCCGAATATGAACTAATCGATTGCGTACGGTGTAAGGGGAGTATCCGCGTGCGTGAAGAACTGAGACATGTTCTTGCAGGAGTTCTTGCAGGGAACGAGTGGGACGAGACCAAAAGAAATGAGCCATGCTGCACCTCCTGGGAAGTGCGATGGCTCAATCTCTCAAGCACGTGTCAGTTCTTTGCCGGTAGAATTGGCTGGTTCTGATACGTGGT
Protein-coding sequences here:
- a CDS encoding phage integrase N-terminal SAM-like domain-containing protein → MAHFFWSRPTRSLQELLQEHVSVLHARGYSPYTVRNRLVHIRLFLRWCVKQGITSVAQINLATLELYQSDIAKSDHPLSIVSQHTRLVPLRVWFAWMHKAGYITHNPAEKLQLPRLGRHLPRNILSAAEVERIMRQPCTKGVVGLRDRAILELLYSTGIRRLELIRLRLADLHLTRGSSSYMKVRVEETVTFRSADVP